Proteins encoded in a region of the Syngnathus typhle isolate RoL2023-S1 ecotype Sweden linkage group LG20, RoL_Styp_1.0, whole genome shotgun sequence genome:
- the gjb9b gene encoding gap junction protein beta 9b, whose product MNWSALESLLSGVNKYSTAFGRVWLSMVFVFRVLVFVVAAQRVWGDESKDFVCNTAQPGCTNVCYDAVFPISHIRLWALQLIFVTCPSLLVTCHVKYREKKDLEYSNSHKGAHRYANPGKKRGGLWWTYLVSLIFKATFDAGFLYILHYIYNGFDMPRVTKCSLEPCPNTVDCYISRPTEKKIFTLFMVVSSAVCILMCLSEMVYFISKRILKHNRKKRMMLRREFADTHEMTQLSAPRTEMRSTTSFRLDPTVSINNLNNLKPENEDNKTKNDPTCENGNLGFI is encoded by the exons ATGAACTGGTCTGCGTTGGAGAGCCTTCTGAGTGGGGTCAACAAATACTCCACAGCCTTCGGCCGCGTCTGGCTCTCCATGGTCTTCGTTTTCCGGGTGTTGGTGTTTGTAGTGGCGGCTCAGCGAGTGTGGGGGGACGAGAGCAAGGACTTTGTTTGCAATACTGCCCAGCCCGGTTGCACCAACGTTTGCTACGACGCCGTCTTCCCAATTTCTCACATCCGCTTGTGGGCCCTGCAGCTCATCTTTGTAACGTGTCCCTCATTGTTGGTGACGTGTCACGTCAAATATCGTGAAAAGAAAGACCTGGAGTACAGCAACTCGCATAAGGGAGCTCATCGATATGCCAACCCTGGGAAGAAGCGTGGGGGTCTGTGGTGGACCTACTTG GTCAGCCTGATTTTTAAGGCGACCTTTGATGCCGGCTTCCTGTACATCCTCCATTACATCTACAACGGCTTCGACATGCCCCGGGTCACCAAGTGTTCTCTAGAGCCCTGCCCCAACACGGTGGACTGCTACATTTCCCGGCCTACTGAGAAAAAAATCTTCACCCTCTTCATGGTGGTCTCATCTGCCGTTTGCATTTTAATGTGCCTCAGCGAGATGGTGTACTTCATCAGCAAACGCATCCTGAAACACAATCGGAAGAAGAGGATGATGTTGAGAAGAGAGTTCGCGGACACTCATGAAATGACACAGCTCTCTGCGCCCAGGACTGAGATGAGGTCCACAACTTCCTTTCGACTGGATCCCACCGTCTCTATCAACAACCTCAATAACCTGAAACCTGAGAATGAagacaataaaactaaaaatgatcCAACGTGCGAGAACGGCAACCTCGGGTTTATATAA
- the pef1 gene encoding peflin, translating into MSYYNGAGYPGVRYPGVGHPAPNAPYSGAGAPYGSAPSAPYGGPPGGYYGPGQGGHYGTGPGAAGYGGQPHGAPYGNHPPSGNIPPGVNPEAYQWFQSVDTDHSGFINLKELKQALVNSNWSSFNDETCLMMINMFDKTKSSRMDLFGFSALWDFMQKWRALFQQYDRDRSGSISGTELHQALAQMGYNLSPQFSESLVRRFSAHPARPGMQLDCFIQVCTQLQSMTQVFREKDTTMTGNIRLNYEDFLSGAITRLM; encoded by the exons ATGAGTTACTACAACGGAGcg GGATACCCAGGGGTAAGATACCCAGGGGTAGGACACCCAGCCCCAAATGCCCCCTACAGTGGAGCTGGTGCTCCATATGGATCTGCACCCTCAGCTCCATACGGCGGTCCACCAGGAGGCTACTATGGCCCAGGACAAGGGGGGCACTACGGAACCGGGCCGGGGGCTGCGGGTTACGGGGGGCAACCTCATGGAGCGCCTTATGGCAATCATCCTCCTTCAG GGAACATTCCCCCCGGTGTCAATCCAGAAGCGTACCAGTGGTTCCAAAGCGTCGACACGGACCACAGCGGCTTCATCAACCTGAAGGAGCTGAAACAGGCTCTTGTCAACTCCAACTGGTCCAGTTTTAATGATGAGACTTGCCTCATGATGATCA ACATGTTTGACAAGACAAAGTCAAGTCGGATGGACCTTTTCGGCTTCTCGGCGCTGTGGGACTTCATGCAAAAGTGGAGAGCGCTCTTTCAGCAATATGACAGGGACCGCTCAGGATCCATCAGTGGTACAGAGCTCCACCAAG CCCTGGCACAGATGGGCTACAACCTGAGCCCACAGTTTTCCGAGTCGTTGGTGCGGCGCTTCAGCGCGCATCCCGCACGCCCTGGCATGCAGTTGGATTGCTTCATCCAGGTGTGTACCCAACTGCAGAGCATGACGCAGGTCTTCAGGGAGAAAGACACCACCATGACGGGTAACATCCGACTCAACTATGAGGACTTCCTTTCGGGGGCCATCACCAGGCTCATGTGA
- the smim12 gene encoding small integral membrane protein 12 — MWPVLWTAMRTYSVYFTFPVAFVVGAVGYHLEWFIRGTPKPHEEEKSILELREERKLLEQAGMDGTQVLSLKDKLEFTPKAALNRNQPEKS; from the coding sequence ATGTGGCCTGTACTTTGGACAGCCATGCGAACCTACTCTGTGTACTTCACCTTCCCCGTGGCCTTTGTGGTGGGAGCGGTGGGCTACCACCTGGAGTGGTTCATCAGGGGGACGCCCAAACCTCACGAAGAAGAGAAGAGCATTCTCGAACTGAGGGAGGAGAGGAAACTGCTGGAACAAGCCGGGATGGACGGCACACAGGTGCTCAGCCTGAAAGACAAACTGGAGTTCACGCCCAAAGCAGCTCTAAACAGGAACCAGCCAGAAAAGAGCTAA